The Candidatus Afararchaeum irisae genomic sequence TGAGGTCGCCTTCAGGAACTCCTCGACCCCCTCGGAGCCGAAGGTCGGACCCAGAGCGGCGACTTCGGAGACAGCCGCAGTCGTACCGCCCTCTAAGGCTCTGTGGTACGACTTCTCGACGTTCTGGTGGAGATCAAGATGTGTGTGTACGTCTATGAAGCCCGGGGAGACGTACTTACCCGAGACATCGAT encodes the following:
- a CDS encoding amidohydrolase family protein, coding for MREEVRKVTLGDEDADLVLRGGTVVSTPDRQTREVDVAVKNRRVASLRDDATDVTGDETEVIDVSGKYVSPGFIDVHTHLDLHQNVEKSYHRALEGGTTAAVSEVAALGPTFGSEGVEEFLKATS